One part of the Lachnospiraceae bacterium JLR.KK002 genome encodes these proteins:
- a CDS encoding response regulator transcription factor translates to MGQILVLNENRLEREITRNILAEGLESTEIVPIAEEETAIRMLREENVDLLIADVPRFDLRRCDMMAKARQVSPDTPILVTSAGVRADIAPHVWRLGLQDYLLKPCRPAWLLAAVRALKREASPGLNDREEQRREQYLKLLAEQMRAFCYKKCTDVAKDYLASLHKDIHNKSMIRFQVLRFAEGLVQLGDPLGSAARTRLACMMEQFRLRFDQQVQKYDTYLVLKKMLDVIFTVFEEDSSYQVDSEQRVINFIDRNVRGGISLDQAAEYANMSSYYFSRVFKKITGVNFITYVTDCKIAVAEEMLVETDMPVISIAYELSYSEANYFSKAFKRKVGMTPTEYREFHCGGVTV, encoded by the coding sequence ATGGGCCAGATTTTAGTGTTGAATGAGAACCGGCTGGAGCGTGAAATTACCCGAAATATTCTGGCTGAAGGGCTGGAGTCCACAGAAATTGTTCCCATAGCGGAAGAAGAAACGGCAATCCGTATGCTGAGAGAAGAAAATGTGGATTTGCTGATTGCAGATGTACCCAGATTTGATCTGCGCCGGTGCGACATGATGGCGAAGGCCAGGCAGGTATCGCCGGATACCCCGATTCTGGTGACTTCCGCAGGAGTCCGTGCTGATATTGCACCTCATGTATGGCGGCTGGGACTGCAGGATTATTTGCTCAAACCCTGCCGTCCGGCCTGGCTGCTGGCAGCAGTTCGAGCCCTGAAACGGGAGGCTTCCCCCGGATTAAATGACAGAGAGGAACAGCGGCGGGAACAGTATCTGAAACTTCTGGCTGAGCAGATGCGGGCCTTTTGTTATAAAAAGTGCACAGATGTTGCAAAAGATTACCTTGCTTCTCTTCACAAAGATATACATAATAAAAGTATGATTCGGTTTCAGGTGCTTCGGTTTGCCGAAGGACTTGTACAGTTGGGAGATCCTCTGGGTTCTGCTGCCCGAACCAGACTGGCATGTATGATGGAACAGTTCAGGCTTCGATTCGACCAGCAGGTGCAGAAATATGATACCTACCTTGTACTGAAAAAGATGCTGGATGTGATTTTTACTGTTTTTGAAGAAGACAGCAGTTATCAGGTGGACAGTGAGCAGAGGGTGATCAACTTTATTGACCGCAACGTCAGGGGCGGCATCAGCCTGGATCAGGCTGCAGAATATGCAAATATGAGTTCTTATTATTTCAGCAGGGTTTTTAAGAAAATTACCGGGGTCAACTTCATTACCTACGTTACAGACTGTAAAATAGCTGTTGCTGAGGAAATGCTTGTGGAAACGGACATGCCTGTCATCAGCATTGCCTATGAGCTTTCTTACAGTGAAGCCAATTATTTCAGTAAGGCTTTTAAGCGGAAAGTGGGAATGACGCCTACGGAGTACCGGGAATTTCACTGCGGCGGAGTGACTGTCTGA
- the pduA gene encoding propanediol utilization microcompartment protein PduA, which translates to MQREALGMVETKGLVGAIEAADAMVKSANVALVGYEKIGSGLVTVMVRGDVGAVKASVDAGSIAAEKVGTVVSCHVIPRPHTDVEKILPNME; encoded by the coding sequence ATGCAAAGAGAAGCCCTTGGTATGGTGGAGACAAAAGGTCTGGTCGGCGCTATTGAGGCTGCTGACGCCATGGTTAAATCTGCAAATGTGGCTCTGGTTGGCTATGAGAAAATCGGGTCCGGTCTGGTTACCGTTATGGTCCGCGGAGATGTAGGTGCAGTGAAAGCATCTGTAGACGCCGGCTCCATCGCTGCTGAAAAAGTCGGAACGGTTGTCTCCTGTCACGTAATCCCAAGACCGCATACAGATGTGGAGAAGATCCTTCCGAATATGGAATGA
- a CDS encoding 1-propanol dehydrogenase PduQ, translated as MQEFSFSTRIFFGEGALERLRRVKGRRVLIVTDRFMVQIGTIDKVMTYLTGCEVSIFDGVIPDPPIEVVAEGVKALAACQAEIVIAVGGGSTIDAAKAIRAIAKQTLCAEADHMECFAVPTTSGTGSEVTDYAVITDNARGLKYPLDSQALRPPVAILEPSLTASAPASVTADAGMDVLTHALEAYVSTNANDFSDAMCEKAVSLVFRFLPLAYQDGEDLLARTEMQNAACMAGLAFNSAGLGINHGLAHAVGGKFHIAHGRINAMLLPKVLAFNANLSHVVGGEYSLAAKKYQRIARIMDFPAATVRLGVANLISEIERLNQLMQIPPTLRAWGADLSKVREMRGELARAALADATYATNPRRATEEEAAVLIDQITG; from the coding sequence ATGCAGGAATTCAGTTTCAGTACCAGGATATTTTTTGGAGAAGGTGCTCTGGAGCGTCTGCGCCGGGTGAAAGGCCGGCGTGTTCTTATTGTTACGGACCGCTTTATGGTGCAGATAGGGACCATAGACAAAGTAATGACCTATCTGACAGGGTGTGAAGTCAGCATTTTTGACGGCGTAATACCGGATCCGCCCATTGAAGTGGTGGCTGAGGGAGTAAAAGCCCTTGCAGCCTGCCAGGCAGAAATCGTGATTGCTGTGGGCGGCGGTTCCACCATTGATGCGGCAAAGGCTATCCGGGCCATTGCAAAGCAGACACTCTGTGCTGAGGCGGACCATATGGAATGCTTTGCTGTGCCTACCACCAGCGGCACCGGTTCCGAAGTTACAGATTACGCTGTAATTACAGATAATGCCAGAGGTCTCAAGTATCCTCTGGACAGCCAGGCGCTGCGTCCGCCTGTGGCCATCCTTGAGCCGTCTCTTACCGCCAGCGCTCCTGCGTCTGTGACAGCCGATGCAGGCATGGATGTGCTGACACATGCCCTGGAGGCTTATGTTTCAACCAATGCAAATGATTTTTCTGACGCCATGTGTGAAAAAGCCGTATCTCTGGTGTTCCGGTTTTTGCCTCTTGCTTATCAGGATGGGGAGGATTTACTTGCCCGGACAGAGATGCAGAATGCGGCGTGTATGGCGGGACTGGCTTTTAATTCCGCCGGACTGGGCATTAACCATGGACTTGCCCATGCAGTCGGCGGGAAATTCCATATTGCCCATGGACGTATTAATGCCATGCTTTTGCCGAAAGTTCTGGCCTTTAATGCAAATTTATCTCATGTGGTGGGCGGAGAGTATTCTCTGGCAGCAAAAAAATACCAGCGTATTGCAAGGATTATGGATTTTCCGGCTGCCACGGTGCGGCTTGGCGTTGCCAATCTGATCAGTGAAATAGAGCGTCTGAATCAGCTGATGCAGATTCCTCCCACGCTCAGGGCATGGGGTGCTGATCTGTCCAAAGTCAGAGAAATGCGCGGAGAGCTGGCAAGGGCTGCTCTGGCAGATGCCACTTACGCTACCAATCCGCGCAGGGCAACTGAAGAAGAAGCAGCAGTTCTGATTGACCAGATTACAGGTTAA
- a CDS encoding DUF6034 family protein, which translates to MGEVKQRKTGFRKRWGTVFISILCMGLLAGCQETPEDTIVRQKKSDNIKKYESNEEHPEEKQETEEKQGNPEEKKENVKRVLETPERYKNKASYQNGNLVIDTDAEILVPEGDHMNTYKVTAQEMNQELIDKITQAFFEGDKIYQEYGYFQWTKEQYQQDITMLKKFKAEGNLDPYNLGTYEDGSKIFDIDSVIEYDEENMKTAPDEIEKIEVTPSFGLEWVEGYGEEATKRVDDNRFSGAVETDNGVYTYTISGSDGYTADVRVLIQKTREDMADFRVPKNWWDGRIELDNEYISKEEGKQPSISEETIQNMLNISYEDAEKTAREKIDRLGWDWEITDWDYSLLKSGYDNLTEETLLDAGYVFYFGRVLDGIPVTFTDSYGGAWEDADSTLVPWSYERCEVIVGDDGIQKVEIYNPYHVEGIETENVKLMDFDSVMQIYEQMMEISNADILQYAENMTYHVNKIQLGYTRIYDPTVESTTGIMVPVWDVFGGSQTEYEDHTEINTGEHSRQSMLTINALDGTIIDRGLGY; encoded by the coding sequence ATGGGAGAGGTAAAACAAAGGAAAACAGGTTTCAGAAAGAGATGGGGGACAGTTTTTATATCCATACTCTGCATGGGTCTGCTGGCAGGCTGTCAGGAGACACCAGAGGACACCATTGTACGGCAGAAAAAGTCAGACAATATCAAAAAGTATGAAAGTAATGAAGAACATCCGGAAGAAAAACAGGAAACAGAGGAGAAACAGGGAAATCCGGAAGAAAAGAAAGAAAATGTAAAAAGAGTGCTGGAGACGCCGGAACGCTATAAGAATAAGGCTTCCTACCAGAACGGAAATCTGGTGATTGATACGGATGCGGAAATTCTGGTACCGGAAGGCGATCATATGAACACTTATAAAGTAACAGCACAGGAAATGAATCAGGAACTGATTGATAAAATAACTCAGGCATTTTTTGAAGGGGATAAGATTTATCAGGAGTATGGTTATTTTCAGTGGACCAAAGAACAGTATCAGCAGGATATTACAATGCTGAAAAAGTTTAAGGCAGAAGGAAATCTGGACCCTTATAATCTGGGAACCTATGAAGACGGAAGCAAAATTTTTGATATTGACAGTGTAATTGAATACGATGAGGAAAATATGAAAACTGCGCCGGATGAAATAGAAAAAATCGAAGTAACGCCTTCTTTTGGACTGGAATGGGTGGAAGGATATGGAGAGGAAGCCACAAAGCGGGTGGATGATAACAGGTTCAGCGGTGCAGTGGAGACTGACAACGGGGTTTACACTTATACCATTTCCGGAAGCGACGGATATACTGCAGATGTGCGGGTGCTGATTCAGAAAACCAGAGAAGATATGGCAGATTTCCGGGTGCCGAAGAACTGGTGGGATGGAAGGATTGAATTGGACAATGAATATATATCCAAAGAAGAGGGAAAACAGCCTTCCATATCAGAAGAAACCATTCAGAACATGTTGAATATTTCCTATGAAGATGCAGAAAAAACAGCCAGAGAAAAAATAGACAGACTGGGCTGGGACTGGGAAATCACAGACTGGGACTATTCCCTTCTGAAAAGCGGATACGATAACCTTACAGAAGAGACTTTACTGGATGCGGGATATGTTTTTTATTTCGGCAGAGTGCTGGATGGAATACCTGTAACCTTTACAGATTCTTATGGAGGAGCCTGGGAAGATGCGGACAGTACGCTGGTTCCCTGGAGCTATGAGCGATGTGAAGTGATTGTGGGAGATGACGGTATTCAGAAAGTGGAAATTTACAATCCTTATCATGTGGAAGGGATTGAGACGGAAAATGTAAAACTGATGGATTTTGACAGCGTTATGCAGATATATGAGCAGATGATGGAAATATCCAATGCAGACATTCTGCAGTATGCAGAAAATATGACATATCATGTGAATAAAATTCAGCTGGGCTATACCAGAATCTATGATCCCACCGTGGAAAGTACCACAGGGATTATGGTACCGGTGTGGGACGTATTCGGAGGTTCTCAGACAGAGTATGAAGACCATACGGAAATAAATACGGGAGAACATTCCAGACAGAGTATGCTGACCATCAACGCTCTGGACGGAACGATTATTGACCGGGGGCTTGGATACTGA
- the pduB gene encoding propanediol utilization microcompartment protein PduB yields the protein MDELNNNIVEEVMKRLGAVASPAEEKCCEAPAAASPECNLTEYVGTTMGHTIGLVIANVDHQVHEALKIDPKYRAIGIISDRVGAGPQIFAADEAVKATNSECLLVECPRDTEGGAGHGSLIIFGAEDVSDARRAVEVCLREIPRTMGDVYGNSAGHLEFQYSARASYVLNKVWGAPLGKAFGITVGAPAGIGVVLADAASKAATIDAITIATPGNGGTSFSNEVNYFFSGDSGAVKQAIIAARDVGLQLLKSLAPDEELKSTTTPYIL from the coding sequence ATGGATGAACTGAACAACAACATCGTAGAAGAAGTTATGAAAAGGCTGGGCGCCGTTGCTTCTCCTGCAGAGGAGAAATGCTGCGAAGCTCCTGCAGCTGCTTCACCGGAATGCAACCTGACAGAGTATGTTGGCACAACAATGGGCCATACAATCGGACTGGTTATCGCAAACGTTGACCATCAGGTTCATGAAGCACTTAAAATTGATCCTAAATATCGTGCTATCGGCATCATCAGTGACCGTGTAGGTGCAGGTCCGCAGATTTTTGCAGCTGATGAGGCAGTAAAAGCAACAAACAGTGAATGTCTTCTGGTAGAGTGTCCCCGTGACACAGAAGGCGGTGCAGGACACGGTTCCCTGATTATTTTCGGAGCTGAAGATGTATCGGATGCCCGTCGTGCAGTAGAAGTCTGCCTGCGCGAGATTCCGCGTACAATGGGCGATGTTTACGGTAACAGTGCAGGACATCTGGAGTTCCAGTACAGTGCCCGCGCTTCTTATGTATTAAATAAAGTATGGGGTGCACCTCTTGGCAAGGCTTTTGGTATTACCGTAGGTGCTCCGGCAGGTATCGGTGTGGTTCTGGCAGATGCGGCTTCCAAGGCTGCAACCATTGATGCTATCACCATCGCAACACCTGGCAATGGCGGAACCAGCTTCTCCAACGAAGTAAACTACTTCTTCTCCGGTGATTCCGGTGCGGTGAAGCAGGCGATTATTGCAGCTCGTGACGTAGGACTTCAGTTACTGAAGAGCCTGGCGCCGGATGAGGAGCTGAAATCAACCACTACCCCTTACATTCTTTAA
- a CDS encoding PocR ligand-binding domain-containing protein, whose protein sequence is MLKESKNISDYLDIGFLQMLQDNCSRAMGLAFVTVDYRGCPITHYSGFTPYCQLGRKHQGFFEMCKQCDAHGGLQAAITGEPYIYRCHAGLVDFALPLICDGIYMGSLMGGQIRLNRDEKGELDRILPVETDWRKDRDLDKAYNETQTVSYEKIKSAVTVLHDLILFMMQSNGQTGRLPESEDINAGEQCKTCPGAEFSFRKRELTSIKNQGKLRYFFFVMNIISQMALQEKAARTEAMVYDFADIMRYVTESEHEISTLGEELNYIGALLRVQKAWVGDALRFHISVPKEYWDANCPYMVLEPLVGLAVQGCEAGETHEIEILAKEEQGDVIIQVVSDNEGMTLEEMDDRSGGFFQEEGFSLHDSDRSLKRMFGKRYGLSVGPGKEEKPGQMVCFRLPHKKDG, encoded by the coding sequence ATGTTGAAAGAATCAAAAAATATATCGGATTATCTTGATATCGGTTTTCTGCAAATGCTGCAGGATAATTGTTCCAGGGCCATGGGACTGGCTTTTGTGACAGTGGACTATCGCGGATGTCCCATTACGCATTACAGTGGTTTTACCCCTTACTGTCAGCTTGGGCGGAAGCATCAGGGGTTTTTTGAAATGTGCAAACAGTGTGATGCCCATGGAGGTCTGCAGGCTGCTATTACCGGAGAGCCTTATATCTACCGCTGTCATGCAGGACTGGTGGATTTTGCCCTGCCGCTGATCTGCGACGGTATTTATATGGGTTCCCTGATGGGAGGCCAGATACGGTTAAACCGGGATGAAAAAGGGGAACTGGACAGGATTCTGCCGGTTGAGACAGACTGGAGGAAAGATAGGGACCTGGATAAAGCGTATAATGAAACTCAGACAGTCTCCTATGAGAAGATTAAATCGGCAGTGACAGTGCTGCATGATTTGATTCTGTTTATGATGCAGAGTAACGGGCAGACGGGCAGGCTGCCGGAATCTGAGGATATAAACGCTGGGGAACAGTGTAAAACCTGTCCCGGTGCAGAGTTTTCTTTTCGAAAACGTGAACTTACAAGTATTAAAAATCAGGGGAAACTGCGTTATTTTTTCTTTGTGATGAATATTATTTCACAGATGGCTCTCCAGGAAAAGGCCGCCAGGACAGAGGCCATGGTATATGATTTTGCGGATATTATGCGTTATGTAACGGAATCAGAACATGAAATTTCCACACTGGGAGAAGAACTGAACTATATAGGCGCTCTGCTGCGTGTTCAGAAAGCCTGGGTAGGGGACGCTCTTCGCTTTCATATTTCAGTTCCAAAGGAATACTGGGATGCAAACTGTCCCTACATGGTTCTGGAACCGCTTGTGGGACTGGCTGTTCAGGGATGCGAGGCTGGGGAAACCCATGAAATTGAAATTCTTGCGAAAGAAGAACAGGGAGACGTGATAATTCAGGTAGTCAGCGATAATGAAGGAATGACGCTGGAAGAGATGGATGACCGGTCCGGGGGATTTTTTCAGGAGGAGGGATTTTCCCTTCATGATTCAGACAGGAGTCTGAAACGGATGTTTGGAAAGCGGTATGGCCTTTCCGTAGGACCTGGAAAGGAGGAAAAGCCGGGACAGATGGTTTGCTTCCGGCTGCCTCATAAGAAAGACGGATAA
- a CDS encoding ATP-binding cassette domain-containing protein produces the protein MDVYIEISHVTKKFGDDVILNDINISMEQGKVYGISGNNGSGKTVLMKCICGFLPVTAGFIRVGGKIIGTEIDFPESIGVIIETPGFLTNLTGMRNLEILAGLKGKISPEEIRQTIRKAGLDPGLKKSVAKYSLGMRQRLGIAQAIMEDPEFLILDEPFNGLDKHGVEDIRNLLLDLKKNGKTIILASHNSEDIRILCDRVYEMDGGRIQEV, from the coding sequence ATGGACGTTTATATTGAAATCAGTCATGTGACGAAAAAATTCGGGGACGACGTGATTTTAAATGACATTAATATCAGTATGGAACAGGGAAAAGTCTACGGAATTTCCGGTAATAATGGTTCCGGAAAAACGGTTCTGATGAAATGTATCTGTGGATTTCTTCCGGTAACAGCAGGATTTATACGGGTTGGGGGGAAAATCATCGGAACAGAGATTGATTTTCCGGAAAGTATCGGCGTAATTATAGAAACACCTGGATTTCTGACAAATCTGACAGGTATGCGGAATCTGGAAATTCTGGCCGGGCTTAAAGGAAAAATTTCCCCAGAGGAAATCCGCCAGACCATAAGAAAAGCGGGACTGGATCCAGGATTAAAAAAATCTGTGGCAAAATATTCTCTGGGGATGCGCCAGCGTCTCGGAATAGCCCAGGCAATTATGGAAGATCCGGAATTTCTGATTCTGGATGAGCCTTTTAACGGACTGGATAAACATGGAGTGGAAGATATTCGAAATCTTCTTCTGGATTTGAAAAAGAATGGAAAAACCATTATTCTGGCCAGTCACAACAGCGAAGATATCCGAATTTTATGCGACAGAGTTTATGAGATGGACGGAGGGAGGATACAGGAAGTATGA
- a CDS encoding DUF6034 family protein, with the protein MKRKYITVPAALLCISILAGCQETPENSIVKQKGSDNIKEYESSEGSIHDMVKAPETYKNLSSYENGALVIDTDAEVILPEVASINTYNVSAQEADQEMIDKVTDIFFKGDKIYHSYTYNVLTKDWYQADITRLKQYKAEGNTDPYEYGKDENGELHFNIDEVIAREEEFMAEAPDEVIKEEVKPCFGMEWVDGKGEEAQKVVDETEFRGMVETDHGIYSYDIISGTNTRDLKFDIEKKREDLPDERMFSIWQETRYLMDSEGDGYEPLSEDTIKKFLNISYEDAEKAAKDKISQLDWDWELTDWDYAVFKYGEEMTSEDNIMDSGYIFYFTRVVDEIPVTFTDSYGGALEDMDSTLIPWSYERCEIIVGDDGIQKVEIYNPYEVEGIQTENVKLMDFDSIIKIYEQMMEVSNADVTSFEKQRTYHIRKIKLGYARIYNPTVDNTAGILVPVWDFFGGFDSEMDEYSRKDSGEHSKRSFMTINALDGTVIDRELGY; encoded by the coding sequence ATGAAGAGAAAATATATAACAGTTCCTGCAGCTCTGCTTTGTATCAGCATTCTGGCAGGCTGTCAGGAAACACCGGAAAATTCTATTGTAAAGCAGAAGGGTTCAGATAACATCAAAGAATATGAAAGTTCTGAAGGTTCCATTCATGATATGGTTAAGGCGCCGGAAACATACAAAAATCTGTCTTCCTATGAAAACGGGGCCCTTGTTATAGACACAGATGCAGAAGTAATTCTGCCGGAAGTGGCCTCTATAAATACTTATAATGTTTCTGCCCAGGAAGCAGATCAGGAAATGATTGACAAAGTGACTGATATTTTTTTTAAAGGAGATAAGATTTACCATTCCTATACTTATAATGTGCTGACAAAAGACTGGTATCAGGCAGATATTACAAGACTGAAACAGTATAAGGCAGAAGGAAATACAGATCCATACGAATACGGAAAAGATGAAAACGGGGAATTACATTTTAACATTGATGAGGTGATTGCCAGAGAGGAAGAATTTATGGCAGAAGCTCCAGATGAGGTGATAAAAGAAGAAGTTAAGCCATGTTTTGGAATGGAATGGGTAGATGGCAAAGGAGAAGAAGCACAGAAAGTAGTGGATGAGACAGAGTTCCGGGGTATGGTGGAAACAGATCATGGAATTTACAGTTATGATATCATAAGTGGAACCAATACCAGAGATTTAAAGTTTGATATTGAAAAAAAGAGAGAGGATTTACCGGATGAAAGAATGTTTTCCATATGGCAGGAGACAAGATATCTGATGGATTCTGAGGGAGATGGATATGAACCTTTATCGGAAGATACCATAAAAAAATTTCTGAATATTTCCTATGAAGATGCAGAAAAAGCTGCAAAAGATAAAATAAGTCAGCTTGACTGGGACTGGGAGCTGACAGACTGGGATTATGCAGTGTTTAAATATGGAGAAGAAATGACGTCTGAAGATAATATAATGGACAGCGGATATATCTTTTATTTTACCAGAGTAGTGGATGAAATTCCTGTTACTTTTACAGATTCTTATGGCGGAGCGTTAGAAGATATGGACAGTACGCTGATTCCCTGGAGTTATGAACGATGTGAGATAATTGTGGGAGATGACGGGATTCAGAAAGTGGAAATATATAACCCCTATGAAGTGGAAGGAATACAGACAGAAAATGTAAAACTGATGGATTTCGACAGCATTATAAAAATATATGAACAGATGATGGAAGTATCCAATGCGGATGTGACGTCCTTTGAAAAACAGAGGACTTACCATATCAGAAAAATTAAATTGGGTTACGCCAGAATTTATAATCCCACAGTAGATAATACAGCAGGAATTCTGGTACCGGTCTGGGATTTTTTCGGCGGATTTGATTCTGAAATGGACGAATATTCCAGAAAAGATTCCGGAGAGCATTCCAAACGGAGTTTTATGACCATCAATGCTCTGGACGGAACTGTGATTGACAGGGAGCTTGGTTACTGA